A section of the Canis lupus baileyi chromosome 5, mCanLup2.hap1, whole genome shotgun sequence genome encodes:
- the IRX3 gene encoding iroquois-class homeodomain protein IRX-3: MSFPQLGYQYIRPLYPPERPGAAGGGGGGSAGARGGPGAGASELAASGSLSNVLSSVYGAPYAAAAAAAAAAQGYGAFLPYAAELPIFPQLGAQYELKDSPGVQHPAAAAAFPHPHPAFYPYGQYQFGDPSRPKNATRESTSTLKAWLNEHRKNPYPTKGEKIMLAIITKMTLTQVSTWFANARRRLKKENKMTWAPRSRTDEEGNAYGSEREEEDEEEDEEDSKRELELEEEELVGEEEDTGGEGLADDDEDEEIDLENLDGAAVGPELALAGAAHRDGDLGLRPIADSKNSDSDDSSEGLEERPPPVLSLAPAPPPVAAVPPSPPSPPAGLDPCAPAPAPASALQKPKIWSLAETATSPDNPRRSPPGAGGSPPGAAVAPPALQLSPAAAAAAAHRLVSAPLSKFPAWTNRPFPGPPPGPRPHPLSLLGSAPPHLLGLPGAAGHPAAAAAAFARPAEPEGGADRCSALEVEKKLLKTAFQPVPRRPQNHLDAALVLSALSSS, encoded by the exons ATGTCCTTCCCCCAGCTCGGATACCAGTATATCCGCCCGCTCTACCCACCCGAGCGCCCGGGGGccgccggcggcggcggcggcggcagcgcgggggcccggggcggccCGGGAGCCGGAGCCTCGGAGCTGGCCGCCTCGGGGTCCCTGTCCAACGTGCTCTCCTCCGTGTACGGGGCGCCCTATGCCGCGGCCGcagcggccgccgccgccgcccaagGCTACGGTGCCTTTCTGCCCTACGCCGCCGAGCTGCCCATCTTCCCGCAGCTG GGCGCGCAGTACGAGCTGAAAGACAGCCCGGGGGTGCAGCATCCGGCCGCGGCCGCCGCGTTTCCGCACCCGCACCCCGCCTTCTACCCGTATGGCCAGTACCAGTTCGGGGACCCGTCCCGTCCCAAGAACGCCACCCGGGAGAGCACCAGCACGCTCAAGGCCTGGCTGAACGAGCACCGCAAGAACCCCTACCCCACCAAGGGCGAGAAGATCATGCTGGCCATCATCACCAAGATGACCCTCACCCAGGTGTCCACCTGGTTCGCCAACGCGCGCCGGCGCCTCAAGAAGGAGAACAAGATGACTTGGGCGCCCCGCAGCCGCACCGACGAGGAGGGCAATGCTTATGGCAGCGAGCGCGAGGAGGAAGACGAGGAGGAGGACGAAGAAGACAGCAAGCGCgagctggagctggaggaggaggagctcgtgggggaggaggaggacacgGGGGGCGAGGGCCTGGCGGACGACGACGAGGACGAGGAGATCGACCTGGAGAACTTAGACGGCGCGGCCGTGGGGCCTGAGCTCGCCTTGGCCGGGGCGGCGCACCGGGACGGCGACCTCGGCCTGAGACCCATCGCAGACTCCAAGAATAGCGACTCGGACGACAGCTCGGAGGGCCTGGAGGAGCGTCCGCCGCCGGTGTTGAGTCTGGCCCCAGCGCCACCGCCGGTGGCCGCGGTGCCGCCGTCCCCGCCCTCGCCTCCCGCGGGCCTGGACCCCTGCGCTCCCGCGCCGGCGCCCGCCTCGGCCCTGCAGAAGCCCAAGATCTGGTCCCTGGCCGAGACGGCCACGAGCCCGGACAACCCGCGCCGCTCGCCCCCGGGCGCTGGGGGTTCCCCCCCCGGGGCAGCCGTCgcgcccccagccctgcagctctcgcccgccgccgcggccgccgcggctCACAGACTCGTCTCGGCGCCGCTGAGCAAGTTCCCCGCTTGGACCAACCGGCCGTTCCCAGGCCCGCCGCCGGGCCCACGCCCGCACCCGCTCTCCCTGCTCGGCTCGGCCCCTCCACACCTGCTGGGACTTCCCGGAGCCGCGGGCCACCCGGCCGCGGCCGCTGCTGCCTTCGCTCGGCCTGCGGAGCCCGAGGGCGGAGCAG ATCGCTGTAGTGCCTTGGAAGTGGAGAAAAAGTTACTCAAGACAGCTTTCCAGCCGGTGCCCAGGCG GCCCCAGAACCATCTGGATGCCGCCCTGGTCCTATCGGCTCTCTCCTCGTCctag